DNA from Vibrio alfacsensis:
AGGCTTGTGCTGGTGGGCATCGATCACGGCTTGAGAGGTAGGTTTGGCGGCAAACACTGGGCGACTGTCCATTATGATTCGATCGATCCCACTCTCTAATAGCCATTGGTTTAAAGCGCGTTCATCGTCGCCTTTGGAGAAAAAAGCCATATTGCGTACTTCTACGCCCAGTGGAAAGTTCGGCGGGAATCGGGCACAAAAGGTCTTGAGTCTATCAAGGTGATCAGGTCCAAAAGCTGCTGGCAACTGAATGGTCCACTGTCCAACACGTTCATGCAAAGGTTCCATTATTTTCATGAAATCACGCAGTTGTTCATCTACGCCTCTTAGCATCTGATCGTGAGTGATTGCTTTGGGGAGTTTGAACGTAAATTTGAAATCATCGTGTGTGGCTGCTTTCCAATTCTGAACGGTATTTGACGTAGGAGTGGCGTAAAAAGTGGTGTTGCCCTCGACAGTGTGGAA
Protein-coding regions in this window:
- a CDS encoding DUF72 domain-containing protein is translated as MVGLPLRLGLTMWSHNQWQQSFYGGGTKPAERLEKYARVFHTVEGNTTFYATPTSNTVQNWKAATHDDFKFTFKLPKAITHDQMLRGVDEQLRDFMKIMEPLHERVGQWTIQLPAAFGPDHLDRLKTFCARFPPNFPLGVEVRNMAFFSKGDDERALNQWLLESGIDRIIMDSRPVFAAKPTSQAVIDAHQHKPRVPVHAIATATHPMIRFIGHPDMEENLRFFEPWLQKLPSWVEQGIQPYLMIHTPDNVQAPELAKKLYKQLQLKLSSPNLAVFPANYGNSQIQMF